Proteins encoded together in one Vigna angularis cultivar LongXiaoDou No.4 chromosome 5, ASM1680809v1, whole genome shotgun sequence window:
- the LOC128196591 gene encoding uncharacterized protein LOC128196591 encodes MWRAATSTYPQAWEREMLKIKEVNIEAYKYLIGIPPRFWSRSRFTGQAMTDTLDNNISEAFNSVLIHSRGKPIITMMEDIRVYLMKRWATNRTKVASMDFTICPKIKKRLEKECSLSRFWVPSWSARKIFEVRHTSSVGNKFTLDLDTKECSCKKWMISVIPCCHAIAAMNFSNVDPQSYVPTVFTRSTYEEVYASIIFPLNGHLLWETTNFNDVLPPLMRKMPGRPKKKRRLEAWELTKDDTQMRVGGHRKKCSICRQRGHNKNNCPLKPQPAETTQPSQPPPSSSTTQPSQQPSPQSSRPTKCKVRRKDT; translated from the exons aTGTGGAGAGCTGCCACAAGCACATATCCACAGGCTTGGGAGAGAGAGATgctgaaaattaaagaagtcaATATTGAAGCATATAAATACCTCATAGGCATTCCCCCGAG GTTTTGGTCAAGATCTCGCTTCACAGGTCAAGCAATGACTGATACACTAGATAACAACATCAGTGAAGCTTTCAACAGTGTTCTTATTCATTCAAGAGGAAAACCTATTATCACCATGATGGAGGATATCAGAGTTTATCTCATGAAAAGGTGGGCCACCAATAGAACCAAGGTGGCATCTATGGACTTCACAATATGcccaaagataaagaagagactTGAGAAGGAATGTAGTCTGTCAAGATTTTGGGTGCCAAG CTGGTCTGCACGAAAGATTTTTGAGGTTAGACATACTTCATCAGTTGGGAACAAGTTCACACTGGACCTGGACACAAAGGAGTGTAGCTGCAAAAAGTGGATGATTAGTGTCATCCCATGCTGTCATGCAATTGCAGCAATGAACTTCTCCAACGTTGATCCACAGAGTTATGTCCCCACTGTGTTCACAAGATCCACCTATGAAGAGGTGTATGCGTCCATAATTTTTCCACTCAATGGCCACCTACTATGGGAAACCACAAATTTCAATGATGTACTACCACCACTGATGAGGAAGATGCCTGGGAggccaaagaaaaaaaggaggTTGGAAGCATGGGAGCTAACTAAGGATGACACTCAAATGCGTGTTGGTGGGCATAGGAAAAAATGTAGTATTTGTCGTCAGAGGGGGCACAACAAGAATAACTGCCCTTTAAAGCCCCAGCCAGCAGAAACAACACAACCATCACAGCCTCCTCCAAGTTCCTCGACCACTCAACCATCACAGCAACCAAGTCCCCAATCATCTCGGCCAACAAAATGCAAAGTCAGAAGAAAAGATACTTAG
- the LOC108338934 gene encoding uncharacterized CRM domain-containing protein At3g25440, chloroplastic isoform X2: MCVFSPLRHRVSLGEQGYRWGLRNLSHGRVNLVITGGKTKFETDEVEPPKKDKWKTKKRLKMQRKREKEKRKAANRKDPRRLGVKGKKKKQRFASADERIKYKIENARIKETLLIERLKRYEVPKLQGPVVKPDSLTGEERFYLKKMAQKRSNYLQIGRRGLFGGVVLNMHMHWKKHETVKVICKPCKPGQVHEYAQELARLSGGIPLQIIGDDTIIFYRGRNYEQPDVMSPIDTLSKKKALEKSKYEQSLESVRRFIAIAEKELELYYRHVALYGDPNNRNPLSVLDSPSENSKEKGNHRIQDKKIPHLKSDYFSASLSETEADSSELELSETEDSFPDENLSRNESDSEEDSMLDSNGNHEKEVYFTKLQYENVSSTTGSSSMAKRSHYYNNSNNNQCL; encoded by the exons ATGTGTGTGTTTTCTCCTTTGAGGCATCGTGTCTCGCTAGGAGAGCAAGGTTACAGGTGGGGTTTAAGAAATTTGAGCCATGGCAGGGTGAACCTTGTGATAACAGGAGGGAAGACCAAGTTTGAGACTGATGAGGTTGAGCCTCCTAAGAAAGACAAGTGGAAGACCAAGAAGAGATTGAAGATgcagaggaagagagagaaggagaagaggaaagCGGCCAACAGGAAAGACCCTCGTCGACTTGGTGtcaaaggaaagaagaagaagcagagaTTTGCCAGTGCAGATGAGAGAATTAAGTACAAGATTGAGAAT GCCAGAATTAAGGAAACATTGCTCATTGAAAGGCTCAAAAGATATGAAGTTCCTAAACTTCAGGGTCCTGTGGTGAAGCCTGATAGCTTGACGGGGGAGGAAAGGTTTTATTTGAAGAAAATGGCTCAGAAGAGATCTAATTATCTACAAATTGGCAGAAGAGGATTATTTGGAGGGGTTGTTCTCAATATGCATATGCATTGGAAGAAACATGAGACTGTTAAGGTCATATGCAAGCCTTGTAAGCCTGGTCAAGTACACGAGTATGCACAAGAACTTGCCAGATTGAGCGGCGGTATTCCACTTCAAATAATTGGAGATGACACTATAATATTTTATCGTGGAAGGAACTACGAACAGCCTGATGTTATGTCACCAATTGATACACTGTCCAAGAAAAAG gCACTTGAAAAATCCAAGTATGAGCAATCACTTGAGTCAGTGAGGCGCTTCATTGCTATTGCTGAGAAAGAACTAGAGCTATATTACAGACACGTTGCACTTTATGGTGATCCAAACAACCGAAATCCCTTATCAGTGCTGGACAGTCCAAGTGAAAACTCCAAGGAAAAAGGGAATCATAGAATTCAAGATAAAAAAATCCCTCACTTGAAAAGTGACTATTTTTCAGCCAGTCTTTCAGAGACTGAAGCAGATTCCTCGGAATTGGAGCTGTCAGAAACAGAAGATAGTTTTCCAGATGAAAACTTGTCAAGGAATGAATCAGATTCTGAAGAGGACAGCATGTTGGATTCCAATGGTAATCACGAAAAGGAGGTATATTTTACTAAATTGCAATATGAAAATGTAAGCTCAACCACAGGTTCTTCATCAATGGCTAAACGTAGCCACTATtacaataatagtaataataatcaATGTTTATAA
- the LOC108340523 gene encoding probable transcription factor PosF21, translating into MERDKDNKSPPLPPSSSSSQPFSHDIVGMPDNPIKNRGHRRAHSEIITLPDDLTFDTDLPLDDDFLALVDHFNSPPLPEDDNKIIVNNNDYSSNNHDNNVGNERPRVRHQHSHSMDLSIQPEMLVSGADDVSGVDTKRAMSTDKLAELALIDPKRAKRIWANRQSAARSKERKMRYISELERKVQTLQTDATSLSAQLTLLQRDTNGLNAENGELKLRLQTMEQQVHLQDALNDALKEEIQHLKLMTGQAISNGGHFASFGGGQQFYPNNHAMYTLLAAQKFQQLQIQSQKQQQQHQLQQQQQQFQQQQQLQHQLHQQQQQQQTTPTGTVTSTNVVLE; encoded by the exons ATGGAAAGAGACAAAGACAACAAATCCCCTCCTCTGCCACCTTCGTCTTCCTCATCCCAACCTTTCAGCCATGACATCGTCGGAATGCCCGATAATCCAATCAAAAACAGGGGCCATAGACGCGCCCATTCCGAGATTATCACCCTTCCCGATGACCTCACCTTCGACACTGATCTCCCCCTCGATGACGACTTCCTCGCCCTCGTGGATCATTTTAACTCCCCTCCGTTGCCTGAAGATGACAACAAAATCATCGTCAACAACAACGATTACAGCAGCAACAATCACGATAACAACGTTGGTAACGAAAGGCCGAGGGTTAGACACCAGCATAGCCATTCCATGGATTTGTCCATCCAGCCGGAGATGCTGGTCTCCGGTGCCGATGACGTGTCCGGCGTGGATACCAAAAGGGCTATGTCGACTGACAAGCTTGCTGAGCTTGCCTTAATTGATCCCAAGCGGGCTAAAAG GATATGGGCAAACCGACAGTCTGCTGCAAGATCAAAAGAAAGGAAGATGCGTTACATTTCTGAGCTTGAAAGGAAAGTGCAGACATTGCAAACAGACGCAACATCCTTGTCTGCACAATTAACTCTCTTGCAG AGAGATACAAACGGACTGAATGCTGAGAACGGTGAGTTGAAGTTGCGGTTGCAAACGATGGAGCAACAGGTTCACTTGCAAGATG CATTAAATGATGcattaaaagaagaaattcagCATTTGAAATTAATGACTGGACAAGCCATTTCAAATGGAGGACACTTTGCTTCATTTGGTGGTGGGCAACAATTCTATCCCAATAATCACGCCATGTACACTCTTTTGGCTGCACAAAAGTTTCAACAACTTCAAATTCAATCCCagaagcagcagcagcagcatcaACTtcagcagcagcaacaacaatttcagcaacaacaacaacttcaGCATCAACTACATcagcaacaacagcaacaacaaacaacacCAACAGGTACTGTAACATCAACAAATGTGGTGCTTGAATAA
- the LOC108338934 gene encoding uncharacterized CRM domain-containing protein At3g25440, chloroplastic isoform X1, with protein MATSLFRTIRRASSALRFSYATSFSVSLRSVGRSNMCVFSPLRHRVSLGEQGYRWGLRNLSHGRVNLVITGGKTKFETDEVEPPKKDKWKTKKRLKMQRKREKEKRKAANRKDPRRLGVKGKKKKQRFASADERIKYKIENARIKETLLIERLKRYEVPKLQGPVVKPDSLTGEERFYLKKMAQKRSNYLQIGRRGLFGGVVLNMHMHWKKHETVKVICKPCKPGQVHEYAQELARLSGGIPLQIIGDDTIIFYRGRNYEQPDVMSPIDTLSKKKALEKSKYEQSLESVRRFIAIAEKELELYYRHVALYGDPNNRNPLSVLDSPSENSKEKGNHRIQDKKIPHLKSDYFSASLSETEADSSELELSETEDSFPDENLSRNESDSEEDSMLDSNGNHEKEVYFTKLQYENVSSTTGSSSMAKRSHYYNNSNNNQCL; from the exons ATGGCAACATCGTTATTCCGCACCATAAGAAGAGCATCCTCTGCTCTCAGATTTTCGTACGCCACCTCGTTTTCGGTCTCTCTCAG GTCAGTCGGGAGAAGCAATATGTGTGTGTTTTCTCCTTTGAGGCATCGTGTCTCGCTAGGAGAGCAAGGTTACAGGTGGGGTTTAAGAAATTTGAGCCATGGCAGGGTGAACCTTGTGATAACAGGAGGGAAGACCAAGTTTGAGACTGATGAGGTTGAGCCTCCTAAGAAAGACAAGTGGAAGACCAAGAAGAGATTGAAGATgcagaggaagagagagaaggagaagaggaaagCGGCCAACAGGAAAGACCCTCGTCGACTTGGTGtcaaaggaaagaagaagaagcagagaTTTGCCAGTGCAGATGAGAGAATTAAGTACAAGATTGAGAAT GCCAGAATTAAGGAAACATTGCTCATTGAAAGGCTCAAAAGATATGAAGTTCCTAAACTTCAGGGTCCTGTGGTGAAGCCTGATAGCTTGACGGGGGAGGAAAGGTTTTATTTGAAGAAAATGGCTCAGAAGAGATCTAATTATCTACAAATTGGCAGAAGAGGATTATTTGGAGGGGTTGTTCTCAATATGCATATGCATTGGAAGAAACATGAGACTGTTAAGGTCATATGCAAGCCTTGTAAGCCTGGTCAAGTACACGAGTATGCACAAGAACTTGCCAGATTGAGCGGCGGTATTCCACTTCAAATAATTGGAGATGACACTATAATATTTTATCGTGGAAGGAACTACGAACAGCCTGATGTTATGTCACCAATTGATACACTGTCCAAGAAAAAG gCACTTGAAAAATCCAAGTATGAGCAATCACTTGAGTCAGTGAGGCGCTTCATTGCTATTGCTGAGAAAGAACTAGAGCTATATTACAGACACGTTGCACTTTATGGTGATCCAAACAACCGAAATCCCTTATCAGTGCTGGACAGTCCAAGTGAAAACTCCAAGGAAAAAGGGAATCATAGAATTCAAGATAAAAAAATCCCTCACTTGAAAAGTGACTATTTTTCAGCCAGTCTTTCAGAGACTGAAGCAGATTCCTCGGAATTGGAGCTGTCAGAAACAGAAGATAGTTTTCCAGATGAAAACTTGTCAAGGAATGAATCAGATTCTGAAGAGGACAGCATGTTGGATTCCAATGGTAATCACGAAAAGGAGGTATATTTTACTAAATTGCAATATGAAAATGTAAGCTCAACCACAGGTTCTTCATCAATGGCTAAACGTAGCCACTATtacaataatagtaataataatcaATGTTTATAA
- the LOC108339568 gene encoding RHOMBOID-like protein 13: MGKPLFYEILEKPATSCIIGLCSMIWFYIQKKNIGYSHVGLSYETAVEGHYWRIITSAFSHISVIHLVFNMSALWSLGVVEQLGHLGLGIEYYLQYTLVLVIVSGVLVLAMYHLLIQRFKLEYFRRVTAVGYSCVVFGWMTILSVKQPSSKLDLFGFLSLPISFAPFESLIFTSIIVPQASFLGHLSGIVVGYAIAWGLIHGMSNYWALSLLGWILLVFVFSLKRSGALDLSFLEIESVTDPSLPSVRFLASSTGRTLQMSALPNGNVDIV; this comes from the coding sequence ATGGGGAAGCCTTTGTTTTATGAGATCTTGGAAAAACCTGCCACGAGTTGTATCATAGGATTATGCAGCATGATTTGGTTCTATATACAGAAGAAAAATATTGGGTATTCACACGTGGGTCTGAGTTATGAGACGGCAGTGGAAGGGCATTATTGGAGGATAATTACTTCTGCTTTTTCTCATATTAGTGTTATTCATCTTGTTTTTAATATGAGTGCATTATGGAGTCTTGGAGTGGTAGAACAGCTTGGGCACTTAGGCCTTGGTATTGAGTACTACTTGCAGTACACACTTGTGTTGGTTATTGTATCAGGAGTGCTAGTTTTGGCAATGTATCATTTGTTGATTCAGAGATTCAAGCTTGAGTATTTTCGTCGAGTGACAGCTGTTGGGTATTCCTGTGTTGTTTTTGGGTGGATGACAATTCTGTCTGTAAAGCAACCATCTTCCAAGTTGGATCTCTTTGGGTTTCTTTCTCTCCCTATCAGTTTTGCGCCGTTTGAATCTCTTATTTTCACTTCGATCATCGTTCCTCAGGCAAGTTTTCTTGGCCATTTGTCAGGGATTGTTGTTGGATATGCTATAGCATGGGGTTTGATTCATGGGATGAGCAATTACTGGGCACTCTCCTTGTTGGGATGGATTCTGCTTGTCTTTGTTTTTAGTTTGAAGAGATCTGGTGCTCTTGACCTAAGCTTTCTTGAGATTGAGTCTGTTACCGATCCTTCCTTGCCTTCTGTGCGGTTTTTGGCATCAAGCACTGGCAGAACACTTCAGATGAGTGCTTTGCCAAATGGAAATGTTGATATTGTCTAA
- the LOC108339457 gene encoding fructokinase-2: MASTNALPPTGNGLVVSFGEMLIDFVPTVSGVSLAEAPGFLKAPGGAPANVAIAVARLGGKAAFIGKLGDDEFGHMLAGILKENDVRSDGINFDKSARTALAFVTLRTDGEREFMFYRNPSADMLLTPEDLNLELIRSAKVFHYGSISLIVEPCRSAHLKAMEVAREAGCLLSYDPNLRLPLWPSPEEARQQILSIWEKADVIKVSDVELEFLTGSDKIDDESALSLWHPNLKLLLVTLGEHGSRYYTKSFHGSVGAFHVNTVDTTGAGDSFVGALLCKIVDDQSILEDEAKLREVLKFANACGAITTTKKGAIPALPTEADALNLINEKNVKEGVLEALKSRCIIL; the protein is encoded by the exons ATGGCCTCCACCAATGCTCTTCCTCCCACCGGTAACGGTCTCGTCGTCAGCTTCGGCGAGATGCTCATCGACTTCGTCCCCACCGTTTCCGGCGTCTCCCTCGCCGAGGCCCCGGGTTTCCTCAAGGCTCCCGGAGGCGCTCCAGCCAACGTCGCCATCGCCGTCGCAAGACTCGGCGGCAAGGCCGCTTTTATTGGCAAGCTCGGCGACGACGAGTTCGGCCACATGCTCGCTGGAATCCTCAAAGAGAACGATGTTAGATCCGACGGGATCAACTTCGACAAGAGTGCGCGCACTGCGCTCGCGTTCGTGACTCTACGCACAGATGGAGAGCGTGAGTTCATGTTCTACAGAAATCCCAGCGCCGACATGCTCCTCACGCCTGAAGATCTCAACCTCGAACTCATCAGATCT GCAAAGGTATTTCATTATGGATCGATAAGTTTGATCGTGGAGCCATGCAGATCAGCACACCTGAAGGCAATGGAAGTTGCGAGGGAAGCAGGGTGTCTGCTGTCTTACGATCCAAATCTGCGGCTACCGTTGTGGCCATCGCCTGAGGAAGCGCGTCAGCAAATACTCAGCATATGGGAGAAGGCTGATGTGATAAAGGTGAGCGATGTGGAACTGGAATTCCTAACCGGAAGTGACAAAATTGACGATGAATCTGCTCTCTCACTGTGGCATCCCAATTTGAAGTTGCTCCTTGTCACTCTTGGGGAACATGGTTCTAGGTACTATACCAAG AGTTTCCATGGATCGGTGGGCGCTTTTCATGTCAACACAGTTGATACAACTGGCGCAGGCGATTCCTTTGTTGGTGCTCTATTATGCAAGATTGTCGATGATCAATCCATACTTGAA GATGAAGCAAAGTTAAGGGAAGTACTGAAGTTTGCAAATGCGTGTGGGGCAATTACAACTACTAAAAAGGGAGCAATTCCCGCTCTTCCCACAGAGGCTGATGCTCTCAACCTGATCAACGAG AAAAACGTAAAGGAGGGTGTGCTTGAAGCCTTGAAAAGCAGGTGTATTATTCTGTGA
- the LOC108340524 gene encoding protein ENHANCED DISEASE RESISTANCE 2-like, whose product MAGPGDPKKSEWIDRIKSEGSIPLLDPNNCSNGWALPPGAAFKVRGPEYFKTKVKIPAGDYLLKPIGLDWIKSSVKTGEILKHSNSRVRKVIDNEFPAGDKPFVWAFNMQLPTKDNYSVVAYFTNIEPITGDSLIEKFLKGDDDFRNSRLKMIANIVNGPWIVKKAVGEQAICLIGRALSCKFCVAENYIEVDIDIGSSMVATAIVHLAFGYVTTLTIDLAFLIESQVESELPEKLLGAFRLSNLNPASARQVEPSSVSSTGSLQRSLSKRLWKSIGQILLPGSQENDSTSAAQNTKTVDQKNY is encoded by the coding sequence ATGGCCGGGCCTGGTGATCCAAAGAAATCTGAATGGATAGATAGAATAAAATCTGAAGGATCCATTCCACTTCTTGATCCAAATAACTGTTCAAATGGTTGGGCTTTACCTCCTGGAGCTGCATTCAAGGTTAGAGGTCCTGAGTATTTTAAGACAAAGGTTAAGATTCCTGCCGGTGATTATCTGCTCAAGCCTATTGGACTTGATTGGATTAAAAGTTCGGTGAAAACGGGCGAGATATTGAAGCATTCAAATAGTAGAGTTAGGAAGGTCATTGATAATGAGTTTCCAGCTGGTGATAAACCTTTTGTGTGGGCCTTCAATATGCAACTCCCAACCAAGGATAATTACAGTGTGGTGGCATATTTTACCAACATAGAGCCTATTACTGGGGACTCTTTGATCGAAAAGTTCTTGAAAGGAGATGATGATTTCAGAAACTCAAGGCTTAAGATGATTGCCAACATTGTCAATGGTCCTTGGATTGTGAAAAAAGCGGTTGGGGAGCAAGCAATATGCCTGATTGGTCGAGCCCTTTCCTGTAAATTTTGTGTGGCAGAGAATTACATAGAAGTAGATATTGATATTGGGTCTTCCATGGTAGCAACTGCTATAGTTCATTTGGCATTTGGTTATGTGACAACTTTGACTATTGATCTGGCTTTCCTTATTGAGAGCCAAGTTGAATCAGAGCTTCCAGAAAAACTCTTGGGTGCATTCAGGTTGTCTAACCTCAATCCTGCTTCAGCTAGACAAGTTGAGCCATCATCTGTTTCGAGCACTGGTAGTTTACAAAGATCTTTATCTAAAAGATTGTGGAAGTCAATAGGGCAGATTCTTCTTCCAGGTTCACAAGAAAATGACTCTACCTCGGCCGCACAAAATACTAAAACTGTAGATCAAAAAAACTACTGA
- the LOC108338935 gene encoding protein FAR1-RELATED SEQUENCE 7-like, with amino-acid sequence MEFEIDGTGETVANAAIDEISSVADDNREGESIEPNYKQDEGDNLAQDSSGITIPFAIPTVSVVAVEEPYVGQEFESESAAQAFYNAYATDVGFIVRVSKLSRSRRDGTAIGRALVCNKEGFRMPDKREKIVRQRAETRVGCRAMIMVRKVSSGKWVVTKLVKEHTHPLTPGKGRRDFVYEQYPNEHDKIRELSQQLACEKKRSATYKRHLELIFEHIEEHNESLSKKIQHIVDSVREMETKEQQSQL; translated from the exons A TGGAGTTTGAGATTGATGGTACTGGCGAGACAGTAGCAAATGCTGCTATAGATGAGATTAGTAGCGTGGCTGATGACAACAGAGAAGGTGAATCTATCGAACCAAATTACAAACAAGATGAAGGTGATAATCTTGCTCAAGATTCCTCTGGGATCACAATCCCATTTGCAATTCCCACAGTATCAGTTGTTGCAGTTGAAGAGCCGTATGTGGGTCAGGAATTTGAGTCAGAATCAGCAGCACAGGCATTTTACAATGCATATGCCACAGATGTTGGATTCATCGTGCGTGTGAGTAAACTGTCGCGATCAAGGCGTGATGGAACTGCCATTGGACGTGCTCTTGTTTGCAACAAAGAAGGTTTCAGAATGCCTGACAAGCGTGAGAAGATTGTGAGGCAAAGGGCTGAGACCAGGGTCGGTTGCCGGGCAATGATTATGGTGAGGAAAGTTAGTTCTGGCAAATGGGTTGTTACAAAGCTTGTAAAGGAACATACACATCCTTTGACTCCTGGTAAAGGAAGAAGGGATTTCGTTTATGAACAATATCCG AATGAACATGACAAAATTCGGGAACTATCTCAGCAGTTGGCATGTGAGAAAAAGCGATCTGCAACCTATAAAAGACATCTTGAACTGATATTTGAGCACATTGAAGAGCATAACGAGAGTCTTTCAAAGAAAATACAGCACATAGTAGACAGTGTGAGGGAGATGGAAACCAAAGAACAACAGAGTCAACTCTAA
- the LOC108338832 gene encoding B-box zinc finger protein 24, with protein MKIQCDVCEKAPATVICCADEAVLCAKCDVEVHAANKLASKHQRLLLQCLSNKLPRCDICQDKAAFIFCVEDRALLCKDCDEPIHVAGSLSANHQRFLATGIRVALGSNCTKGNEKGQMEPSNPNAQEVPVKVPSQQVPSFTSSWAVDDLLELTDFESPDKGQKQSLEFGELEWLADAGLFGEQFPQEPLAAAEVPQLPVTHTSNVASQKASKSFMSYKKPRIEVLDEDDEEHFTVPDLG; from the exons ATGAAAATTCAGTGTGACGTGTGTGAGAAAGCCCCGGCAACAGTGATTTGTTGCGCAGATGAAGCAGTTTTGTGTGCCAAATGTGACGTTGAAGTTCATGCTGCAAACAAGCTTGCAAGCAAGCATCAGAGGCTTCTTCTTCAATGCTTATCAAACAAGCTTCCCAGATGCGACATATGTCAg GATAAGGCAGCTTTCATATTCTGTGTTGAGGACAGAGCACTCTTGTGTAAAGACTGTGATGAGCCAATTCATGTAGCTGGTAGCCTTTCTGCGAACCACCAGCGGTTTCTTGCTACTGGTATTCGGGTGGCTTTGGGTTCTAATTGCACCAAAGGCAATGAAAAGGGTCAGATGGAACCATCTAATCCAAATGCACAAGAAGTTCCTGTGAAAGTTCCTTCTCAGCAAGTGCCTAGCTTCACATCCTCTTGGGCAGTTGATGACTTGTTGGAATTAACAGACTTTGAGTCACCAGACAAA GGTCAGAAGCAGTCTCTGGAGTTTGGAGAGCTTGAATGGCTAGCAGATGCAGGTCTTTTTGGTGAACAGTTCCCTCAGGAACCTTTAGCAGCTGCTGAAGTTCCCCAGCTTCCAGTGACACATACCAGCAATGTTGCCTCACAGAAAGCTTCTAAGTCCTTCATGTCTTACAAAAAGCCTAGGATTGAAGTtctagatgaagatgatgaggaaCATTTCACTGTTCCTGATTTAGGCTAG
- the LOC108339828 gene encoding calmodulin-like protein 3, translating into MEAMDMRRVFEMFDRNGDGRISAKELRDSLVNLGIEIPEKELAEMIERIDVNGDGCVDMAEFGELYETIMEGRDDEEDMREAFNVFDQNRDGFITVDELRAVLASLGLQQGRSLEECRKMIVKVDVDGDGMVNYKEFRQMMKGGGGFTALG; encoded by the coding sequence ATGGAGGCGATGGACATGAGGCGCGTGTTCGAGATGTTCGATCGGAACGGGGATGGGCGAATATCGGCGAAGGAGCTGAGAGATTCGTTGGTGAATTTGGGGATAGAGATTCCGGAGAAGGAGCTGGCGGAGATGATCGAGAGGATCGACGTCAACGGCGACGGCTGCGTGGATATGGCGGAGTTCGGGGAGCTGTACGAGACGATAATGGAGGGGCGCGACGATGAGGAGGACATGCGGGAGGCCTTCAACGTCTTCGACCAGAACCGCGATGGCTTCATCACCGTCGACGAGCTCCGCGCCGTGCTGGCCTCCTTGGGCCTCCAACAAGGGAGGAGCTTGGAGGAGTGCCGGAAGATGATCGTGAAAGTGGACGTTGACGGAGATGGCATGGTGAATTACAAGGAATTCAGGCAAATGATGAAGGGTGGTGGAGGATTCACTGCTCTTGGTTAA